The segment TTTAAAGTTGCTCATCAAAAGATAAAAATCACcctatgatgatgaataacacATTAGAAACTGTGGGTCATTTAACTGGGCACTAGCAGTCCGCAGTCCGCTCCTAAACAGGCTGTACTCACAATGCGTGACTGCACATGTTGATATATCACCTGTTCTCTTTGTTCCCACGGAAGAGTGCGTTTTGAAATTACTGTACACTCGCGCCATATGGTAATTTATATGTGGCAATACCAAATAcactagtattttttaaaaatacttgctgaatttaatttagaattCATTTACTagaattttaaagattttgtatttttctagagtataattataattagggcGAAAAATACTCGTTCTCTTACCTATCAAACGtacaataaatcattaaaatatgtcTAGCCGTTTCGAGGAGTGCGTGATTACACATTCGAGAACGAGATTTTTATATtgtcgaaaaaaatatataatgattaaGATATTGCATATTTCTATTCCATATGTTACATATGTGTAATTGTGTATGTTTACTTGACATAGGTTCCTGGTTCGCGCTAATTTAGAGTTTTTCTCTGATACATGCTGATTCTCACATAGCTTTCACGCACAAAGTGCATTTTTATAGGACTTTATCCGCTAAGCGTCATCAAATAACTTAGTtggaaaaatacatattttcataGCCTGAGGGAAAACCACCTTTTACATATTGTTAcaaaatacaatgaaataattaaagctCAAAAATGTTATACCATCGATTGCCATAATATAACCTCTACAACACATTCAACTAATTGGGTACAACCTAAACATAACATTAAGTTGCGGGCTACAAAGTAATcaagttaaatatataaattaaagttgATAATGTTTAGAGTTTTTAGAACAAGGTGAGAGTCAGAACACGACGTCTCAACGCGTGACCTTCTCTTCTAATAGAACCTTATGCAAGCCTTATTATGTGTACGTAGTTTTTGGAACTTTacattcattataattatgtgtACCTACTTCAAATTTGTTTTACAAGTAAACAAGCTGATTAGACCTCaaagttatatgtattttttaaaaggaaAACTAAAACACGTTTTCTTAAACGTGACTAGTATTCCATTCCAATCTACCTTGTTAACTTACCTTATATGATTTGAATCCGATTTcgttatcgtcgttatcaacccatattcagctcactgctgagctcgtgtctcctctcagaatgagaggggtttggccaatagtccaccacgctggcctaatgcggattggcagatttcacacacgcagagaattaagaaaaatctctggtatgcaggtttcctcacgatgttttccttcaccgtttgaaacacgcgatatttaatttcttataatgcacaccactgaaaagttggaggtgcatgccccggaccggattcgaacccacaccctccggaatcagaggcagaggtcatatccactgggctataacgatTTCgttatacaaatgtttaaatgtggtttatataactttaataCGGTTTAATGTTAGTGTATTagtgtaatttgtattttagtgTATATTATAGTGATTTCAACTTGTACCAAAACTTGTTTAATAAAGATACCAATAAAGCATTGTGGGTAAAAAGTTATGTTACAAAAAGAGACGACATAAATTATGTTAGTCATAATGAAGGTTGACAACATAATAAGCTTACGGCTGCGATTTTGTCAACTTGTTTCACAACTCATATGATAGTTACAGGCAAAGAGCTTATAACAAAGTTGGGGAAGATATTTCATACAATTTAAGGCTACTTTATATTTACGATAAACTATATCACTGTTTTATTGTTATATGTATTCActgttcttttattttataataggcAGTGGTAATCATACTGTCAGGTAATTAATGCTTGGTTAATTTATGTTAagtaatatgtaattataataattttcaagacAAAACGACCCGCCTTCCTACAAAAGCCAAACTTCTCTGAAAAAtgtgcatttaaatattatctaaaacCACATTTTGAGAGTGCACCGCACACATAAGAATTTACTTACacacatttaaataatataggaCTCGAAAACAGAACCCcctttttgaaatataataaaaatatgtagtcGCAAAGTTACGAAACCCCCAGTTGGGTTAGCTCTAACGATTGGGTTGGATCTAACAAGAAATACGAATAGCAATTCGTTTAGGACAGGTGATACTAAATGACAACTTTCACGTGTCAATTACTGTGCACCGAACACGCTCTCTAATAAAGTCATTTTACACAAATCAACATCCCAAGTTGATttacttatagtaggggagcccatgATGagaaatttgcagttactaaagcgtcatggggccCAGTTAGATAGTAGATTAGAGGATAGAAtgaatggttatatactttataGCAATGCAGACAAAAACTACAGAGATTAAAGACTTTTTATTACTGCGGCTTACTGAAATCGTCAGAAAATATTAGCGATTATTTAGgagattattttcttaaaaaatccaTTAACCGCACTCGTGGCTCGAGGACAGAttaaagggttttattttgtaactttagaacGCTCCAATTCccttacgttacgctcaaatcgttagAATTTCGAATGCTCagtgcacaccttttagctataaACTAACCTACTTTTTCCTTATGACGTGGTGGTTTAGTATTTCtgaagtagtttttttttggttacccTAAACGTACTGTTAAACGCTTATACTTGGTGCAAGCTATACTCCGTTATGTTCATCTGCTGCGCTcaagtaaatccaaaaatctcCTCTTCGTCTCCCCTACTATAACGACGGGCGGACTAAACAGCAATTTGTAACAATCTTCTCGGTGCAGTCCTGCAAGCTGCCTTGACCCAAATCGTGCGCAGGCGCATAGCGGTCGCGTGTCCACCGTTCATCAAGTCGCAGGCACCGGCCGTGTATCAGATGCAATTGAGATTTCGTATTGTTGATTCATTTTATATGCCACTTTGTAACTTGTTGAACGTTTGTTTTGTTAAGCCGTTTCTAATTGCTAAAGGTTGGCGGTGTTGATGGGTTTGTCTCACATATGCTTTGAGttgttctatttatttttcattgtatATGCTGCAGTCATGCCCGatagttagtgatgatgcagcttATGGTGAAAAACGCTCTTACCCAGAAAGTGCCTCTTTAGCCCCCATATgcacgagcgcttttttaacggacgttgaaatacaacaaatgcattcccaagtatatgtttaaaaaacgcgacgtttgtttgcattttcaattttgggagttggaaataaaccttcatgtaacttcatactatatttgaacgctttttaacgcccgttaaaaaaaacgCTTATCCGAATGGGGGTTTACTCTTGACTTGCAGATACCTATTAGACGTTATTGGAAATTTCGGTACTCAAATAATTTAATGTCAATCAAATGTTTTGTTTGACTTTAATTTGTTTCAATGTGCTAACAACAATGGAATTCAaagttgattattatttatcataccTAAAATTTGAGTACCATTAAGCTCTCGCATAAGCCCTGACCCTCAGTTTGGGATATTATCGTGTTGATTcattgcatttttgcatcttgGAAGTACGTAAGTAAGTGAAACGCCACTGTTtcacccatcatcatcatcattatcaagccatattcggctcactgctaagctcgagtctccgctcagaatgagaggggttaggccaatagtccatcacgctggcccaatgcggattggcagacttcacacacgcagagaattcagaaaattccctggtatgcatgTTGTTGCaaacctcacgatgtttttcttcaccgtttgaaacacgtgatatttaattacttaaaatgcacataactgaaaagttggaggtgcatgccccaggccggattcgaacccacaccctccggaatcgggggcagaggtcatatccactggactatcacggtttCACCCATACAAGGTTTATATGTAATATAGACAATATCATTGACTATGTGTGTTCTCCATTAGaaaattcataaatataaagttattaaaattaaaaatatacattacatgCATAAAAGTTGTTTATTGAGCCTTCAATCACTACATAATAACTGTTAGTGAGGGCAACCTCAATACATGTTGAATGGATGAATGTACAATTATGTTAATCCGCAACCCGATATGTTATCCGGCAACCTTTAGCTTCCAATGTGTGTTTATCAGAATGCATTAATATAGCAGATAAGACGTATTACTACGTGGCTTGATGGATTATCTAATGAAACACGATTCGGAACACATTTTATTGCATCACTACATGACTACAATTGATGATGATTCTCGACGATTTATGAAGTGTTTTTGTGTGTTCGAAAGAAGGAAACTCTTcgatttagtaatttaaaaataaacttgatttTATATGTTACAGAACGTGTTTAaacagattttgatgaatttacTGTTGTCAGTGATCGTTTCTAAAACGATAGGAAAGTCATTACAAAGGATATGTTTCCGACGAAAAAACTGGCATTAAACTGACATAAGTgtgcgtttaaaaaaaaaatcatgtatttcaagtaggctcagtttacaagtacttttgatacgtcagttgactatttgtaaagattctaccgccggttcggaaggcaggttctgctgagaagaaaccggcaagaaaatcAACAGCTTGCTCAACaaattgctctttaaaaaaaaatcatacaatattataatttacaattattgatgacaacattacaatttattatagttttacttcctgtgtgaagttGATCTAACGGCTTCCAAGCATCTTAATTCATCTATGTGCAACAAGCCCATGCCCTGCGGATTCACCGCCGTAGTACTTGTTCCCGTGCGTAGCAATACATATAGTCTATGACCttcagaaataacgtggctttgcattggtaaaataatattgaattaaaatgCTTAGTAGACTTATTTTCTGGGAATATGCAATACTTTCTTATTTTAAGTTTTGCTGTTGCCATATAACTAAATTTTAGTAATACATAACGGAACAATCAGATGGCCTAGATAAAAACCAATTACTTATTGATGATTCAAAATAATCTAcgattttattgattaaatattattaactttgAAGTACTATGGTAGTAAGTAGTggtatataacaataattattcacTTAGTAGATATTCCGGAGATATTTCCTTAAATACACTCCCCTTTGACTGACAAATTATGGCATACATTGTCAAGCCAATTTACATCGCCAGTAAATGAAAAACATCAGTAATACTCGTATTTCTTCCCTGAACTAGCTCTACAGACAGCTCtgacactattaaaaaaaataataactttaaaggTTTTATGGGATTGTGGCTGTTGTTGTTGATGTcggcgtgatcgaatcagaaatgaggagatccgcagaagaaccgaagtcaccgacatagctcaacgagtcgcgaagatgaagtggcgatgggcggggcacatagttcgaagaacgatgcacgttggggtcccaaggtgctggaatggcgaccccgcactacaaagcgcagtgttcagTCAACctcctaccaggtggactgacgacatcaagcgagtcgcagggattcgctggatgcaggcggctcagtatcgtgatgtttggaagtccctacaaaaggcctatgtcctgcagtggacgtccatcggctgatatgaagatgatgatgatgatgataataggatcgttattaaatatttttgtagtatCCGTAAGAACTACAATGCTCATTTGGGAATTGCCGAACTTACTCGTACGAGTATATTAGTGTAGGTCTCGTACAATGTGTCCattcgttttaattttatttgatattgcCGCCGCTTAAAATTCATTGGCCGTTTCCAGCACATTGTTACCGCACAATGTGACTTGAAGTGCGTTTAGCATGATGTAcgattatgtaaataaaacgcAAAAGCCGCACAAGTCACAATAATTAACATGTTGGCATTAGGGCGCTTTTAGTGTCACGCGGATTTGCTCACGCACGCGGGATTGGACCGCATGCGTAAAATTTCACGCTGCGGATCATACGCAGCATGAGTTTCAGTTTGCTACGGGCTGCGTAACGGTATAGACGTGTTCAAAAATGATCAATGTCAGAAGAATATCTATCGCTTACATACTTTACAAACGACGAAACAAGAAGACAAGAGTACATGTTGATCCCTTTCTTGAAAATAGGCTTCTTGCTGGGGCGTTTGTTACACACTTTGgaaaactacaaaataatgaacgtaaatttaaaaattactttcgaATGTCCATTCGTTCTTTTGATGAACTGTTGTGTAAAATTGAGAATAAGCTACAAAAACGCAGTTTACGAAGGATTACAATACAACCGATTGAGAGGCTCGCTATTACATTAAggtaagttttaaattttaaatatttaatttcctgcTATGATTTAGTGGAAAGGGATTTGAACAGGTAGGATAAACGTACCAATCCCAAACCAGTAAAGGACTTTTTTGACTTCAAATTACTGTCATGTGTAAATTTACatgtgcaaaaaaaaattttgtcatGTACTCTGGTCAACTGCaaaaatgttaaacaaaaatcaaatcaatgatTTTTTCGGTAGTTGACCATCGTGGTCAACTATTGAGACATCATACAACACATGTTCTAGTAATTATCCAGTCTAAATAAACggtataataatgattttttgtttgaaatatcgTAAAGTAACGCGTCATTGGTTATTAATTGttgaaatttcataaaataagattattttactcATAAAATGTCACCATTAACGTGGAATCATTCCTACCTTTCATCACAcgctacttattataatatagataaaagtTATAGGTTTGCACATGACAGTAATTTAAAGTCAAAAAAAGTCCTTAATTGGTTTGGGATTGGTACGTTCAACGTAGGTGGATACACAATCCTTTTTTTTATCTGATAAAGTACACATGGCCACAGATCAAGTTACCCAAAACCAGCATAAATGGAACTCGCGCCTTGCGTATTATCATACTTAGGTAACCCGTCGGAGTCCCGCTTATACTGGATTTGAGTAACTTGATCTGTGCCGTGTGTACAACCGCACTCATATGACTAAACATACAATTAATGAGAAACTGGAGAAAAAAAGTTAATCGtactcattttaataaaaagagttttattcataaattaaaaaatcaaattttacatCATTCATTTCTTTGTAAATTTGTATCCTGAGCGTTGACATTTCTTTCGCCTGTAGACGATGTTGTTGCTGGGGTATAAATTACGTCATAAGACGTGATATTAAACAAGCCGCTTTCAGTCGAAATAAGAGTTTCATTGTCATTCACTGCAGCAGAACTAATAGCATTGTCGTTAAGACTCGAAGTATCCTGGATTATACTATTGGTTTGGTAATCTTGATTTATCGGTGACAAACTGTCAAGCTCAGTAAAAGCACTAGAACTTGTTGTAGGTATGGGACTGTAGTATGCAGGTTGTGTTTGACTTTCCATTTCCATAACTATATTTAACACTTTTGTTCTGAACATTAGTTTTTGATATCTAGTGAATCTTTTTAATGAAGGCTGCAGAGACTGAAAGAAAGCCAAATCCTCACTTTCTAGCTCCAGTTGATTAGACTTTAAGCATTCTAATAACTGTGCCTCAAATTCAGATGGTGCTTGCTTTTTAGATTttacttgtttttgttttgatgttGGGTGAGAACTTTCTTGACGTGAAGTATCTGGTTGCGTGGACTCATTACGTGTTTCTAAATTACGTTGTGATGTTAGTTGAGAACTTTCTTGACGTGAAGTATCTGGTTGCGTGGACTCATTACGTGTTTCTAAATTACGTTGTGATGTTAGTTGAGAACTTTCTTGACGTGAAGTATCTGGTTGCGTGGACTCATTACGTGTTTCTAAATTACGTTGTGATGTTAGTTGAGAACTTTCTTGACGTGAAGTATCTGGTTGCGTGGACTCATTACGTGTTTCTAAATTACGTTGTGATGTTAGTTGAGAACTTTCTTGACGTGAAGTATCTGGTTGCGTGGACTCATTACGTGTTTCTAAATTACGTTGTGATGTTAGTTGAGAACTTTCTTGACGTGAAGTACCTGGTTGCGTGGACTCATTAGGTGTTTCTAAATTACTTTGTTCAGACATTTCTTCACAGAGTGACTCTTCTCCAGCAGTTTCCGTTGTACTGTCTAAGAAAGTCAAAATGTCATAGTAagaatatttcttcttcttcttactcCCAGAGCCGGATGGCTGATTTTTTTCAGATATCTTGTCTTTATGGTAAGTGTCCCTTGCTGTTCGCCAGCGTTGTTGTATTTTCTTGTCTGAaatgacaaaatataataagtaagtgGCAAAAGTACACACAGTTTCAGATCAAGTTACCCAAAACCAGTACCAATAAACGGAACTTGCTAGGGCCTCGCCGGGCGGCGAGTCGTCTACGATAATAAACAACGCATGAGTCCTGTTTATACTGGTTTTGGGAAGCTTGATCTGTGGCCGTGTGTACAAATCTGATATTAGTTGGATATGATAACATTTTCGGCAAATCATAGAAATCTAACGTAGCTATAGTACTGTAGTTAAAACGAATTAAAAACTTCTAGCGCTAGCTACTTCCGTGCCCTTTCACgggtatttatttttcttctgaAGTAAAATTCGAGCGGTGCATGCTGTCTTATGTCTGATGTCagcattattaatatattatgttatcatattattaatatattgtttttgttttcagatATTTGGCAACTGGTAATACATTCACTGATCTACACTATTCCTATATGATTGGAATTGCAACAATTAGCGAAATAGTAAGACAAGTTTGTTACATAATATGGATTGAACTAAAGTCTGAATGTATTCCACAGCTTAATGGGATCAAATGGAAAGAAATCGCAGAGGGATTTCTCACATATACAAATTTTCCTAATTGCTTGGGTGCTATTGATGGAAAACATATAAGAGTGATTCGGCCGCCGCACAGTGGAtcactatattttaattataagaaatattattctGTAGTGCTCCTCGCAATGTGTGATGctgattataattttacatatattAATGTCGGTACCAGTGGAAGCAACGCCGATTCAACCATCTTTAGAAGGAGTCAATTGTATACGAAACTGGAAAGTAACACGTTGGGTATCCCTGACCCGCAAGAGTTGCCTATTATTTGCCCCGAAGTAGCTTATCCATCTAGTGTAAGAGCAAAGTTGCCGTTCGTGATAGTGGGAGATGAGGCATTTGGTTTATCATCACATATGATGCGGCCTTATGCTCGTGATAATTTAccttacaaaaagaaaatatttaattaccgtCTGTCCAGAGCTAGAAGGTACATAGAATGCACTTTTGGAATTATGtcaaataaatttagaatatttCACAGATCCATGACTGTCAAGTTAGATCTAGCACAATCAATAGTCAAGACGGCATGTCTACTTCACAATTTCATAAGGAAACGGGATGGCTACATGGTCAGCCATACATTTGTCACAAATGGTTTTACGGGACCACTACCCAGGCAGCAGACTGAAAGTAGTAATACGTCGGCAAGTAATATCAGAGATATATTTGCAGATTACTTTATCAATGAAGGAAAAGTCTCCTGGCAACACcgatatataattaattaactaaactcAAAAGGTTTTAGAAGGTTTTTGATGTTATTtgtgaattaaataattatgcttatattaataaagtaatgatgcttgtataaataaaataatgaaccaAACACATACCCGCCACTTTTCTTTCCTCTTCGCTCAAATTTTCGTAGTTAGGTGCCAATTCCTTCAAAATATCTCTCCATGCAGCCTCCCTCGCGTCCctgtttttgtataattcaTTGCGTTTATCCCACAAAACGGGCCGCAGATGAACTTCAATGATTACTCGTTCTGTATCAATTTTCATTTCGGTAGTACAATACGGCGCGTGCGCCCCGCTCGACTCTAAAATGGGCACTGAAGTTGTAGGCAGCGCTTACGCATGCGGATACCCCGCACCGGGGTGACGCCCCGCACAGCGC is part of the Bicyclus anynana chromosome 5, ilBicAnyn1.1, whole genome shotgun sequence genome and harbors:
- the LOC128198117 gene encoding uncharacterized protein LOC128198117, whose amino-acid sequence is MINVRRISIAYILYKRRNKKTRVHVDPFLENRLLAGAFVTHFGKLQNNERKFKNYFRMSIRSFDELLCKIENKLQKRSLRRITIQPIERLAITLRYLATGNTFTDLHYSYMIGIATISEIVRQVCYIIWIELKSECIPQLNGIKWKEIAEGFLTYTNFPNCLGAIDGKHIRVIRPPHSGSLYFNYKKYYSVVLLAMCDADYNFTYINVGTSGSNADSTIFRRSQLYTKLESNTLGIPDPQELPIICPEVAYPSSVRAKLPFVIVGDEAFGLSSHMMRPYARDNLPYKKKIFNYRLSRARRYIECTFGIMSNKFRIFHRSMTVKLDLAQSIVKTACLLHNFIRKRDGYMVSHTFVTNGFTGPLPRQQTESSNTSASNIRDIFADYFINEGKVSWQHRYIIN